CTGTGTGTGTAATATTACTGTGCCCCTGTTTTAACGCCATGACTGACGTGATATGTGTTCTGTAGGCAGCAGGAGGCACCAGACCTGTTTGAATGGCTGTGCATAGAGGAGCTGAGGCTCTGCTGTCCACCTGGACGCTTTGGACCTGACTGCAAAGGTGTGAGAAACATTAAGAATGAAACAGAAGCTTCCTGATAGAAGTTTGGAAAACCTTTCCATACCAAACCTCATTTATTCACAGTTGTCTCACATGAAGAATAATTTAAACTTCATTAAGATGTAAAAATTATCATGCAAGTGTGAGAGTTCCAGAGCACCACCGATAGCATGTTTATCCAATACAGAGTGTCCATCCGGAcctggtggtgtgtgtggaggtcTGGGCCGCTGTGAGGGTGAGGGGACTCGCCTTGGAgatggagagtgtgtgtgtgatcctggATACTCGGGTCATCTGTGCCAGAGCTGTGCTGATGGCTACTTCAGAGAGAAAAGCTCCAATAACAGCGTAGGAGCCTGTGCAGGTGCACCAGATTCAGACAATTGCTTCAACCCTCTACATGGACGTAATTCTGCTTCGAGGTCATCTAAAATCAACCCTCTCACTGTCCCCTTGTCTTTCATCCTGTCTAGCTTGCTACCACTCCTGTAAGAAATGTACAGGGCCACAGGACTACAAATGCCTCGACTGCAAACCCGGCTGGATGCTTCACGACAACAAGTGCGTGGGTGAGTGTGGTTTGAGTGTGGCCATGTAGTAACATTTCATTGACTCTGTGCCAGTTTTCCTGATGTGTGCTGTTTGATTGCCCTTGTATGTCTCTTAGACATTGACGAGTGTGGTACAGAGCTGGCTCGTTGTCCGTCTAACACCTACTGTCACAACACAGAGGGGTCATATGAATGCAGAGGTATGTTCTGTGTAGTTGCTGTTTAAAATTACTGCTGTCAGTGTACTGTATTGAACTGAAGTACACTTCCTTCAAGATGTATTTATATGTAAGTGTGAGAGGCACACTGAAAACTTAATTGTGACAATTTCACTGTTATTTATACAATATAGTGTTTAATGCCCACTTAATATGTCATGTTGACCACTTTTCTTGTATCCAGGCTGTGACCAGGCGTGTGTGGGCTGCATGGGTAGCGGTCCTGCCCGCTGTAAGAAATGTTCACGTGGCTACAGATTGCAAGGAGCAAAGTGTCTCGGTAAGGATATACCACTTATTCACTGAAAGTCTGTGCCTCACCTCTGTATCTTTTCCTGatttactttaaaatgtttttctttgtttccttgtgCAGACATAGACGAATGTAGCGAACGTGCAATAGCATGCCCTGGACTCAATGAGGCCTGCATCAATGAGGAGGGCTCCTTCCACTGTGACTGCGCAGATGGATTCATCAGAAGAGATAGCATTTGTGTTGAGAATAAGCCTCCCGGTGAGTAGTCGTAGCAGTAAatatacaaacaaatacattttggcAGCTTCTAGGATCCGTTGGTTACATGTCTTTTCCCCTACCTCCTCAGCGGGACCAGAGAAGGGGCTGTTTGACGACATAACAGATGAGGAGGTccttgtgctgcagcagatgttCTTCGGCGTTGTAATCTGTGCTCTGGCTACTCTGGCTGCTAAGGGTGACATGGTTTTCACGGCCATTTTCATTGGAGGTGTGGCTGCTATGGCCGGATACTGGCTGACAGAAAAGGGAGACTACATGCTGGATGGATTTCTGAAGGGTCGCTAGACTCCCTGGGGCCACGACTTGAGAATGGAGCTCGGAATACCACCCAGTTAAGACTCATCTGGGGGCAAGAAACTATCCCTACAATTCTAGCTTTTCAGGGATTTATTTGGGGAGTTACTTGAAAGGGCTGGGGTTCATTTATGTTTATGAATAGGATAATGCAGGAAAAAATGAGAACTTGAAGGCTGTGAATCTCAAAGAGGAATAGCAAAGCAACACTGCACTGATATAAAGGAACTGAACTCAATCCCGTACCTCAACTTTGTTGGGAACAAGGGTGACATGAAGACCACTACTGATTGTTAAAATCTATTATGCATTTGGATGTCTCATCTGGCCTCGATGTTGCTCAAGAAATGATGTCGTTTTCCTCCACACAATCAAAACGTCCTGTCGTCATCTCCATCATGTGTTTCGTTGTCTCAACGCTGTGAAGCCGAGGTTTTCCCATAGACTGAATGGTACGTAAGTTTTGGCTGTGCCAGGTTAATGTAACACCTAAGCTTCTTGCATTGGGCATGGGGCTCGATAAGGGAATTTTGGGTATTTCCTCAATCACCCCAAAAAGAAAGCTCATGGAAACTCTGGGATATGTCCATTCTGAACCACTAGTTATTTATGTTCCCAGAATGACTTTTTACCTCCTTACTTACTGAATGATTCCTTTTAGTACTAATGCATGAAAATAGGATTTGAAATGAGAGGTACTAcattgtatgtatttatttatttatttattgtcttaCTATGGCATGGAAGACTGACTTCAACAGCTTCTGGAACACATACATCACTGCTACTGACcatgagtgtgtgagggaaTGTGCTTAGATAAATACCAGCTCTAATGTGGACGATTAAAGCCATTTTCtgttgcctttattttgaaagcagtATTTATTGGGAAGATGTTTATCATATTTTGCTCTTGACATTTCCTCcgtgtatttttgtgtgcattttcaaTGCAGTTTTTAATCTGTTCCATAGTACTTCTAGCAGATCTAGTAGCATAATGTTAGAAAGCCACCGAAGCATCACTTCTTACCGTCCATCTAATTTATCTTTGGTTTTCCTTGTCTGGAAAGTTGTTCGGAGTCATTATTCATTATGGATGTTTGCTTTACAATAAAAATCTGTCActcctcatgtttttttttttatttgaagttttAATTTTATAGTGTAAACTTTCCTCTGCTCTTTACACAAACAGGATGAGGACAAACATAGTAGCTCATGGTCAATAATTTTCTACTTTCTGTTGCATCATATATTATAAGGCAATGACTGGAAGAAATcgttaaaggggaactccactgattttacacatcaaagccTGTTTACATGTCTGGAGGAGTACTACTGCATGCGTGAGAGGTTTTTTTGTGTCTCCACTGGGAGTTGCATGAAATTGGatttaaaaaacataatttggGGCAGAAGTTtacatgtttgaaaatgatCTCAGTGGCTCCTCATCTCTGATTGAGGCTATCAGCTCTTGGCTAAATTTGCAGCTACTGGCATAACACACCCAGAAGCTCCAACAGAACTGTTGGTGGTCGGGTTGCATTGTGGTTAATGTAGGCCACTCCGTTTTGATGAGTAAGAAGGCTtggaattaaaataaaagataGACTACCTTTGGTTCTGCTGTATCAATTTTTATACTTTTCAAAAGAACTGTCAATCATTAGTCCAACAGTGTTTGCAGGAGTGCAATGCTTAAGTCTTAGATTTACCGTGTTAGAACCCACAGCAGCAGATAAGAGAGCATTAGTCAAGTaagattcaaaataaaagagcatTCTTTTATATTCAAAAGGAAGGTGAAGAGCTTCATTTGGTTCTTCCCAGTTTAGAAAATCCTTGAAATGTCTCTGTGAAGTTCCTTCAATGGCTATCACAGCACTTCTTACATGTCCTATCTATGCTGCATCCCATTTTCACCTGACCCTCATCCATCCCAAAGTGCTGCAGCGAGGCCTGAGTGTTTTGACTCTGGACGTTGAGATTCAACCTATTTCAGTGTTCCCCTCCAGTTAATGGGGTTGAGGcgcagcagctctctctccttcagGGCCTCCTGGGAGCGTGTTAGTGCTCTGtccctccagctctgctccatTAGCtgtgcgcacgcacgcacacacacacacacacacacacacacacacacacacacacacacacacacacacaaagaggaaaaacctCAAACACTCCCACTGCATTGTAACCTGAGAGCAGTCAACATGCTGGAGCATTTTCAGGACACCATTGTATGGGGCAGAAACATAAAAGCATCAGCAGTGGCTACATAATGCATGTGTGGGACTATACCCTCTTGTTCTCATCTCTGTAAGCTGTCATTGCTTTGCTGTGCCGGATCCTTTGCTCTCTGTCGCTGGACAGGGCAAGGCGGTCCACTTCTCGGACATACTCCGCTTCCTTCACTTTACtggtcagctgcagcttcactgctACACGTTTCTCCTCCATCTGCCTCTTTAACTGCTCTCGCAGTTCTTTCCTGCAGGACAAATGACAACTTCTCTCTGTCACCAATGAACTGTAAGAAGCATGCATGCAGTTTGTTATGCATCCCTGCTTTAGGAGAGATTTAGAGGATGACTACCTGTACTCTTCTCTCTCGCTGCTGGTTCCATAAAAGGGTTTTCGCCACACTTGGTGATACCTAACACATTGATCAATTACAAATCAGTGACTTTGAACACATCAGTAAAACAATCAATTTCAGTGAGGCGTTGCCCAGATGCTTCTACCTGTAatgctctctcctctgcatgAGGAGTGTCCTctggtggttgtggtggtgaACAGCTGGCGTCTCCAGACTGACGGTGCGTTTATGGACCAGTGGTGGATGTAAAGGGTTCAGTCTTGGAATACTCTAGGGAGCAGATTTATGCaagtatttcctttttttttaacctcaaaGCCAACACTATCTCCAAATGTCAGCTGATAACTCAAGAGTCAATCTCTGCTCACCTGATTGCTCGTCCACAGTCGGGCAGAGTCTGAGATGATGGGAAATGTCATGGGAGTGAGCACCAGGCAGCGACTCTGCCGAACAGGAGGTGTGTCGTGAGGAATACACACTGGTGTGGAAGCTGCACAGATGGCTGCTGTGGTGAGGAAGATTGAGACAAACAGAATCACAGCTTTCTGCTTAACACGGTGACACTAAAGCAGacaacaaatggaaaaacaaagctgtttccTCACGCAGTTTCATTTTGTACTTCAGGTTCTTCTGCTCGCCCAGCAGAGAAGTCCAGTCTTAGTGGGACGAAACCCTCCAAAGTGTAAAATCCTGCACGATTTAATTATCCTCTTCAAGTTGCAATTCTATAAGCAGCAAATCATAACACAACTCCATATGTAGATATAGAAGATTAACGTACTGGTGCTAGTTAGAGATTAAACCGTGACATGCCTGTGCATTCACTGAGTGTTTTGCGGTGGCAACAGTTGCCTTGGGAATCAGGTTACCCCCACCAAAAGAAGGCTGCTGCGTGGAATGTGAGGCCGTGCATCAGTGCTCTCACAGAGAAAGATCATCAGTCTGTGACGATGGAATAACCAGACACAGTATGAAGACGTCTCCAGATGGCTCAAGAAAAGCAGTCACATCGAATAATAGCACGCATGAATCAGTTCAACTTTTAAGACACTTAAAGCATTTTATTACACAATGAATAATACTGTTTAAAGGACCCTGGCATCTTCATAATGTCACTGTataatttttaaaaagtcaagtTTAACTTCATCATAATAATCCTGTTAGATGACTGTGGGGGTTATGTAACGGCTGATTTTCTTGTCTGTGCCAAAACAAATCCTCCACGCAGTCCCTCATGCTTTGTGCTTCAGATTCCGAGTGTTTCATGGTTCTCCCACAGCCAGGCGTGGTATTTGTTTAACTTGTGATCCTCAGGTGTCACCTTTGATGCAAAAAGACCACATTTTGCATTAATTGTCATTGCAAAGtagtgtagtagtagtagtagtagtagtagcagtagtagtagcagtagtagtggAGACTCACCTGTCTCCACTCTCCCACACAGAAGATCCTGTAGGAGTCATTGCCATACTTCCCAATGCCATGCAGCTCGATGGGGTATCGCCACTGTTTACTTAAATATTCATCTAAACAGGAGAAAAAGGATAGTGAGTTTTTTCTGGCCACTGATACTGCTTCATATATTCGGATTAAAAGCGTACAAATCCACGGTGAACGGTCAGCAAATATATTGACAGGATCGTTTGATTTCTAATATTCATGAGTGATTGTGTAGATGATTTCATTGAAAATCAAGAATTCACATTCACCTGAGAAGCGGATGAGTGTCTTGGCTCTGAGCTCATACAGGCCGAGCGGCTTCATGAGCTCAGACATGGGCTTCCAGTCGGCCTCCCGGGTCACCTCTGCAGACGGGTAACGCTCAAAGAACTGCCACAGCACCGGTATGGCCATCTTACCTGGAGTATTGTGAAAGAAAGCGATGAACACTGGACAATATTGTTGCAATGCCATGTCTGTATGTATATACTGGATCTTACCGCTGGTCTTATTCAGAAAAATGGTGGCCACCAGGAGCTTCCAGGGGTCGTGGAAAAGGGTTTCCTGTACGAGGTTGTAAGGAGAGCGAGGGGGTGTCCACTTCTTGAAGGCCTTCCTCCTGGGTGGGCTGAGGACTGTGGACAGACAGTGTTCATGTCTTCTAAAGCCCAATACAACTTTATGTCATACATGTTCAGGTGTACTTTTTGTCTCTGATATGCACAagctttctctgcttcttgtcttaaaggaacagttttgACATTACCATCTCCAGGGGATTTCTTGCTGAAATAAAGGCTTGTTTTCCGTTTGTCATCCACGCTCTTGGACTCTAGGCAGACAAACAAGGAAACattactatatatatatatagtagtATAGTACTATGTATATAGTAACTTTATAACTGGAAAAATGTGCAGGAAGCAGAAACCGGCTAAAAAAAACTGGTTTGTTACAATGTGAAATTGTGCTGGActgtataatatatataaaagtATATATAAAAAAGTA
This region of Chaetodon auriga isolate fChaAug3 chromosome 10, fChaAug3.hap1, whole genome shotgun sequence genomic DNA includes:
- the creld1b gene encoding protein disulfide isomerase CRELD1 codes for the protein MWWACPFLPALVLLSELSVVRVQTAPCQTCRKLTESFIKGLEKTANKNFGGGNTAWEEEKLAKYARSETRLLEIVEAACEKTDFECNQLLEQIEDQVETWWFHRQQEAPDLFEWLCIEELRLCCPPGRFGPDCKECPSGPGGVCGGLGRCEGEGTRLGDGECVCDPGYSGHLCQSCADGYFREKSSNNSVGACAACYHSCKKCTGPQDYKCLDCKPGWMLHDNKCVDIDECGTELARCPSNTYCHNTEGSYECRGCDQACVGCMGSGPARCKKCSRGYRLQGAKCLDIDECSERAIACPGLNEACINEEGSFHCDCADGFIRRDSICVENKPPAGPEKGLFDDITDEEVLVLQQMFFGVVICALATLAAKGDMVFTAIFIGGVAAMAGYWLTEKGDYMLDGFLKGR
- the LOC143327477 gene encoding uncharacterized protein LOC143327477: MKLPAICAASTPVCIPHDTPPVRQSRCLVLTPMTFPIISDSARLWTSNQSIPRLNPLHPPLVHKRTVSLETPAVHHHNHQRTLLMQRREHYRYHQVWRKPFYGTSSEREEYRKELREQLKRQMEEKRVAVKLQLTSKVKEAEYVREVDRLALSSDREQRIRHSKAMTAYRDENKRLMEQSWRDRALTRSQEALKERELLRLNPINWRGTLK